The nucleotide sequence GCATGGTGCGGCCGTCGCGGGAGAAGCCGACCGCGGTGCGCGGCGCCGTGGTGTTGTTGCCCTCGCCGTCGTGGCCGACCGGCTTGCCGTCCACGACCAGCAGTTCCCGGCCGCTGAGGGCCGTGCGCGGCAGGTCGCCGTCGTCGGTGCGCGGCCGGTACTCCATCGACACCGCGTCGCCGACGGCCAGTGCGGACAGCTCGTCGGCCCCGGCGTCCCGGCCGAGCAGCACGGTCGCACCGGCCGGGATCGGGCCCTTGCCGGGCGCGGTGGCCGCCTTGGTGACCTTGCCGTCCACGACCGTGACCTCGGCGGTGCGCCGTGCGCCGTCCACGGTCTGGGCGCGGTCCGCCTCGCCCCACTGGGCGGTGTACGCCCCGATCCCGGCGGCCGGGACGTTGGCGGCGTTGAGCGCCGCGAGCGGATGGGGGCCGTCGGGGAGGGTCAGGGTGCCGTCGAAGTAGAGCTGGAGGACGCGGCCCGCGTCGGCCGGGCCGATGCCGACGGCCTGGGCGGGTCCGGCCGCGGAGGCGGAGTTGACGAGGCGGCCGTCGCCGATGCCGTTGCCCTCGGGGGCGCCGGTCTGGTTGATGTCGAAGAAGTCACCGTTGATCGCCGCGACCGTGCGGCGCCCCGGCCCGGCGTCGTGCTCGGCGGCCAGTTGGGACACCGTCCGCCGCTTGGCGACCTGGTCGGGGTGGAGATAGTCGACATTGGTGCCGCCGGCCAGGTCCACCGACAGCGCGTCGACCCGCAGCCATTTGTCGGACTCCAGCCGGTCGTACGAGGTCAGCTTCACCCCCGGGGCGACCGGCCGCGAGGAGCGGGCGGTCTGCAGCCCGTCGCCGTCGGCCACGGACCGGGTGCCCGGCGCACCGCTGGCGGCGGGCGGGGCGACCGGCCGCAGCATCTCCGTGGAGACCCGCGGCAGGGGTTCGGGCGCCGGGGCGGGGGTGGTGTCGGCGGTGGCCTGGCCGGCGGCGCCCAGCACAAGGGCGGACACCGCGGCCAGGGCCGCCAGAGGTCTGGCGAACGCGACAGGAGGCACGGCAACTCCATGGGGCCAGGGGACTCGCGTGGTTCACACGCACAGCGCCCCAGCATCGCCCCGGAGTTGACCGGGCACCAGAAGGCGTCGGCGACGACACGGGAAACAAATGACCAAGTCGGCGCGGAGGGTGGTCGCGCCGACCGCTGTGGGGCGGGGTCAGTCGCCGGTCACACCGTCGAGATAGACCCAGTCGCCCTCGTGGCGTACGAAGCGGCTGTTCTCGTGGAGCGAGCCCGCGCGGCCGCCCTCGGTGTAGTGGGCGCGGAACTCGACGGTGCCCGTGGTGTGGAACGCGCTGCCCTCGGTGGTGCCCAGGATCTCCAGGCGCACCCAGCGCAGGCCCGGGTCGAGCCCGGCGCCGGGCGGCCGGGTGGTGGGGTGCCAACTGCGCAGCAGATACGCCTGGTCGCCGACGGCGAAGGCGCTGTAGCGCGAGCGCATCAGCTGCTCGGCGGTGGTCGCGCGGGCCTGGCCGCGGTGCAGCCGGCCGCAGCAGTCGTCGTAGGCCGCGGGCAGCCCGCAGGGGCAGGAGGCCGGGGTGGGGCGGGCCGGCTGCGGGCGTCGGGTACGTCGGGACATGATCCCCATTGTGACGGGTGGGACGGACGGGGTGCCGCCCCGGCCCGGACGGCTGCTCAGGGCTCGTCTGTTCGGGCGGCCATGGCTCAGGGCCCGACCGCTCGGACGGCCATGGCTCAGGGCTCGATGACGACCTTGAGCTGTGCGGGGTCGGAGAGCGCCGTCTGGAGCGCGTCCGCCGTACGTTCCAGCGGGAAGCGGGCGGTGACCAGCGACTCCAGGTCGATCCGTCCGGTGGCGGCCAGGGACACCGCCGCGGGGAACTCCCCGGCGTAGCGGAAGGCGGTGACCAGGGTGAGCTCCTGACGCTGCATCCAGGCCAGCGGCAGCGTGGTGCGGGGCTGGGGCGGGTTGCCGACGGCGACCACGGTGCCGCCGGGGCGTACCGCGTGCGCGGCAGCCGCCAGGGCGGACTCGATACCGGAGCAGTCGAGCGCGATATCGAACACCGGATCCTGGGGGAGGAGCTCACGGGAGGTGTCCAGGGCGTGGTCGGCGCCCAGGCGGCGGGCGTGGGCCAGCCGGCCGGGGTTGACGTCGGTCACCACGGTCTCGCCCGCCCCCACGGCGCGGGCGGCCTGGAGGACCAGCAGGCCGATCGGCCCGGCACCGGTGATCAGCACCCGGTCCCCGGCCGCGACATCGCCGCGGCGCACCGCGTGCAGGGCGACCGCGAGGGGTTCGATGAGCGCCCCGGAGGTGAGGGGGAAGCCGTCGGGGAGCGGATGGGCGAACTCCGCGGGCACGGCCAGATGCCCGGTCAGGGCGCCGTCGGTGGGCGGGGAGCCGAAGCAGCGGCCGTGGGGGCACTGGTTGTAGCGGCCCGCGCGGCAGGCGCGGCAGCGTCCGCACGGGATGGCGGGCTCGATCGCGACCCGGGTGCCCGCGGGCAGGGGGCCGTCGCCGGCCACGACCGTTCCGGCCGCCTCGTGGCCGAGCGCGGTGGGGGAGCGCAGCACATTGGGGCCGTTCTCGCCGTGGGCGTAGTAGTGCAGGTCGGAGCCGCACAGCCCCACCGCGCCGATCTCCACCAGGATCTCGCCGACGGCGGGTCGCGGAATCGGGCGCCGCTCGATGCGCACGTCCTTGGGGCCGTGCAGGATCGCGGCGGTGGCGTCGTTCATATCGGGGTGGTTCTCCTCGTACATGAGTGGGGCTCAGGCGGCGGACAGCCGCAGCGGTTCGACGCGCTTGATGACCAGGCCGTAGGTGAGGGCGCCGATCACGCACAGCGCGCCGGACAGCATCAGCGGTGCGACGAAGGAGTGGTTGAAAGCGCCCAGCAGCAGCCCGGTGGTGGTCGAGCCGAGCACCCCGGCCAGGTTGGACGCGAAGTTCTGGATGCCGCCGAGCGAGGCGACATGGCGCGGGGTGGGTGCGACGTCGGCGGGCAGGCTGGCCACCGAGGCGGCGGAGAAGGCCAGGCTCGCGTAGCTGACGGACAGCAGTGCCAGGGCCCCCGTGGCGCTGGGGACGAGCACCGCGAAGGCGATGACCGAGGAGAAGAGCATCCCGCACACCAGACAGGTCTTACGGGCCCGGGTCACCGACCAGCCGCGGCGCAGCAGTGTGTCGCTGGTCCAGCCGCCGAGCAGACTGCCGCCGATGGCGACGACGCCGGGCAGGGCGCCGTAGAAGCCCAGCTTGAGCAGGTCGAAGCCGCGGGCGTCGACGAGGTAGCTGGGGAACCAGGTGATGAAGAAGTAGATGACGTAGTTGAGGCAGAAGAAGCCGATCATCATGCCCCAGACCGTGCGGTACCGGAACAGGTCGCGCCAGCGGACGGCGGGTTCCTCCGGGGCCGTCTCCTCGGCGGGGTTCTCCTCGAGCCGGGCGCCGCCCGCCGTGACGTACGCGCGCTCCTCGGCGCTGAGCCCGTCGCGCGCCGTGGGCTCGCGGTATGCCTTCAGCCACAGCGCGACCCACAGCAGACCGGCCGCGCCGGTGACCCAGAACGCCATCCGCCAGCCCTGCCAGGCGATCAGCGCGGTCACCACCGGGGCGGCGACCGCGGTGCCGGCGCGGGCGCCGTTGTCCCAGACGCTGTTGGCCAGCGCCCGTTCGCGGACCGGGAACCAGCGGGAGACGGACTTGGCGCACGAGGGGTAGGCCGGGGCCTCGCCCGCGCCGAGGGCGAGGCGGGCGAACAGCAGGCTGCCGATGCCCCGGACGAAGCCGGTGCCCACGGTGACCAGGGACCAGAGCAGCCCGCCGATGGCGAACATGCGCTTCTCGCCGTAGCGGTCGATCAGTGCCCCGGCGGGCAGTTGGCCCAGCGCGTAGGTCACGAAGAACATGCTGAGGATGACGCCCTGCCATTCGGGGCCGATGTTGAGGTCATCGGTCATATAGGGCAGGGAGAGGGAGATGGTGGCGCGGTCGACGTAGTTGACGGTCATGC is from Streptomyces hygroscopicus and encodes:
- a CDS encoding MFS transporter, with product MKTPRVAPATDTPSQDGASPAPPRPRGLRHNTRWLMVFLCFLGMTVNYVDRATISLSLPYMTDDLNIGPEWQGVILSMFFVTYALGQLPAGALIDRYGEKRMFAIGGLLWSLVTVGTGFVRGIGSLLFARLALGAGEAPAYPSCAKSVSRWFPVRERALANSVWDNGARAGTAVAAPVVTALIAWQGWRMAFWVTGAAGLLWVALWLKAYREPTARDGLSAEERAYVTAGGARLEENPAEETAPEEPAVRWRDLFRYRTVWGMMIGFFCLNYVIYFFITWFPSYLVDARGFDLLKLGFYGALPGVVAIGGSLLGGWTSDTLLRRGWSVTRARKTCLVCGMLFSSVIAFAVLVPSATGALALLSVSYASLAFSAASVASLPADVAPTPRHVASLGGIQNFASNLAGVLGSTTTGLLLGAFNHSFVAPLMLSGALCVIGALTYGLVIKRVEPLRLSAA